In a genomic window of Saccharothrix sp. HUAS TT1:
- a CDS encoding D-arabinono-1,4-lactone oxidase gives MGTPWTNWARTESANPHRVEHPASVDELAAAVAGASTVRPRGSGHSFTGIAVAPGVAIDLDAWTGVVDVSGTLVTVRSGTTLRQLNALLDVLGLALANLGDIDAQTVAGAISTGTHGTGAKLGGLATQVAALELVRADGSLVRCSAEERPELFHAAGVGLGALGVISTVTLRCVPAFVLHARESPGRLDAVLEEFDHLTAVEDHVEFHWFPHSDRVIVKRNNRVDLPAKPLSRARRFYEYEVVENGAFGLVCRLAKAVPATTRTLNRVCGSLISERDYRDASHRVFVTPRRVRFVESEYAVPREALHDVLRELRAAVDRLDHGVIVPVEVRVAQGDDLWLSTAHGRDTAYIAVHQYLGMPYRRYFDAFERIAGAVGGRPHWGKVHSLAADDLRGLYPRFDDFRRVRAEVDPTGKFGNDYLARVLG, from the coding sequence ATGGGGACCCCGTGGACCAACTGGGCGCGGACGGAGTCCGCGAACCCGCACCGCGTCGAGCACCCGGCGAGCGTCGACGAACTCGCCGCCGCGGTCGCGGGAGCGTCCACCGTCCGCCCGCGCGGCAGCGGCCACTCGTTCACCGGCATCGCGGTCGCGCCCGGCGTGGCCATCGACCTCGACGCGTGGACCGGGGTGGTCGACGTGTCCGGCACGCTCGTCACGGTCCGCTCCGGCACGACGTTGCGGCAGCTCAACGCCCTGCTCGACGTCCTCGGGCTGGCCCTGGCGAACCTCGGCGACATCGACGCGCAGACCGTGGCGGGCGCCATCTCCACCGGCACGCACGGCACCGGCGCGAAGCTCGGCGGCCTGGCCACCCAGGTGGCCGCGCTGGAACTCGTGCGAGCCGACGGGTCGCTGGTCCGGTGCTCGGCCGAGGAGCGGCCCGAGCTGTTCCACGCGGCCGGGGTCGGGCTCGGCGCGCTGGGCGTGATCAGCACCGTCACCCTGCGGTGCGTGCCCGCGTTCGTGCTGCACGCGCGCGAGTCCCCCGGCCGGCTGGACGCGGTGCTGGAGGAGTTCGACCACCTCACCGCGGTGGAGGACCACGTGGAGTTCCACTGGTTCCCGCACTCCGACCGGGTGATCGTGAAGCGGAACAACCGGGTGGACCTGCCCGCCAAGCCCCTGTCGCGGGCGCGCCGGTTCTACGAGTACGAGGTGGTGGAGAACGGCGCGTTCGGGCTGGTGTGCCGGCTGGCGAAGGCCGTGCCCGCCACCACCAGGACGTTGAACCGGGTGTGCGGTTCGCTGATCTCGGAGCGCGACTACCGGGACGCGTCGCACCGCGTCTTCGTCACGCCCCGGCGGGTGCGGTTCGTGGAGTCCGAGTACGCGGTGCCGCGGGAGGCGCTGCACGACGTGCTGCGGGAGCTGCGGGCGGCCGTCGACCGGCTGGACCACGGCGTCATCGTGCCGGTCGAGGTGCGGGTGGCGCAGGGCGACGACCTCTGGCTGTCCACCGCGCACGGCCGCGACACCGCGTACATCGCCGTGCACCAGTACCTGGGGATGCCGTACCGGCGGTACTTCGACGCGTTCGAGCGGATCGCGGGCGCGGTCGGCGGACGCCCGCACTGGGGCAAGGTGCACAGCCTGGCCGCCGACGACCTGCGCGGCCTCTACCCCCGCTTCGACGACTTCCGCCGGGTCCGGGCCGAGGTCGACCCGACCGGCAAGTTCGGCAACGACTACCTGGCGCGCGTGCTCGGCTGA
- a CDS encoding NAD(P)-binding oxidoreductase yields the protein MRVVIAGGHGKIALRVGRLLAARGDGATALVRNPDHHADVLDVGGVPVHCDLEATDVASVADFLNGADAALFAAGAGPGSGVARKDTVDRAAAALFAQAAELAGVRRFVQISTGGIGRTTGDEVFDAYLAAKGAAEDDLRARDLDWTILRPGRLTDDEPTGLVELAEAPLRGSVPRADVAAVVVALLDRPGTARRTYELVSGGTPIADAF from the coding sequence ATGCGGGTAGTGATCGCGGGTGGGCACGGCAAGATCGCGTTGCGGGTGGGGCGGCTGCTGGCCGCGAGGGGTGACGGCGCCACGGCGCTGGTGCGCAACCCCGACCACCACGCCGACGTGCTGGACGTGGGCGGGGTACCCGTCCACTGCGACCTGGAGGCGACCGACGTCGCTTCGGTCGCGGACTTCCTGAACGGAGCGGACGCGGCCCTCTTCGCCGCGGGCGCCGGGCCCGGCAGCGGGGTGGCGCGCAAGGACACCGTGGACCGGGCCGCGGCGGCGCTGTTCGCGCAGGCCGCCGAGCTGGCGGGGGTGCGGCGGTTCGTCCAGATCAGCACCGGCGGCATCGGTCGCACGACCGGTGACGAGGTGTTCGACGCGTACCTGGCGGCCAAGGGCGCGGCCGAGGACGACCTGAGGGCGCGTGACCTGGACTGGACGATCCTGCGGCCCGGTCGGCTGACCGACGACGAGCCGACCGGCCTGGTGGAGCTGGCCGAGGCGCCGCTGCGCGGCTCCGTGCCGCGGGCCGACGTGGCGGCGGTCGTGGTGGCCCTGCTGGACCGCCCCGGCACCGCCCGGCGGACCTACGAACTGGTCAGCGGCGGCACGCCGATCGCCGACGCCTTCTGA